The Alcaligenes aquatilis genome contains the following window.
CGTATTTTCTCAGTACATTGTTAAGCAAATCGTTCAACTGTGCTTGCTCTTTCTTCTTACCCAGAAAATCTTTGATAAGTCCTTTGGACTGATACTGAAAGTCAGGGTAGAAAGAGGGGTCAAGCGGGGTCAACTGCTGAGTTGACAGCGCAGCAGACGGTGATGTGTCGGAGCTGTTGCACCAAGGGCAGGCCGTCTCAAAAGTTGTTCTGTTGCATCCGTGGCATTGGTAAATCATGCATATCCTTCCCGCGCTGAAGACAGATCTGAGGTGCAAGACTTTATCTATCAGTTTCGATCAGTGGCCACTGGATATGAATCTGACGCCCTGAAAAGCCTCTGCATTTGATCAAATACGGTAGCCTATTGTTACCTTTCCGTCTACGGGGGTCTTCCACCCTCAGGTGCTGTGTAGTGCCCATAGCCATCTTGAGATGGCTGCTTCTAGCCGTGAGCCGACATCTTCAGCGATTTACACCCGTCAAACCTGTTTTTACTCATCACCTTTAGCGCGGAAAGAGCTATTTATTCACCTTCTGTTTCGCTAAACATTTGAGGTAAGTCTACTTCCAACGCTCCTTGCGCCAAGCCTCTTGCTCTTCCGCATCAAGAAAAGTCCAAGCTACGAAGCGGCTCTGCTTTTGTCCTTGCGTCATTTCTACGGTTTTGACTTTAACCGCCTTGGCCTTCTTTAAGGCATTCAACACACCGGGTACATTCGATGCTTTGGACACCAAGGTGCTGAACCAAAGCACTTGCCCGCCTACGGTCATGCTTTCTTCTATCATGCGGCGGATAAAAAGCGCCTCGCCGCCTTCGCACCATAGCTCCGTATTCTGCCCACCAAAGTTCAATACAGGAGCATTGTGCTTAGGTGCAGCCTTGCCTAAGCCACGCCATTTACGTTGACTGCTGCTTACCGCTTCTTCCTGCGAGGAATGGAAGGGTGGATTGCACAGCGTCAGGTCAAAGTAATCGTTTGTGCCCAGCAAGCTCTTGAAAATATGTCTGGGCGATTTTTGTTGGCGTAGCTTGATTGCAGCCGATAAACCAGGATTCCCATGAATAATGCTTCGTGCTGATGTCAGTGCATCAGCCGAGATGTCCGAGCCTAGAAACTGCCAGCCATATTCGGCATGGCCGATCAACGGGTAGATGGCATTTGCACCTACGCCAATATCCAGGACACGTACCGCCTCACCATTAGGAATGGCCCCCTTATTGCTGTTAGCCAGCAGATCGGCCAGGTAGTGTACGTAATCGGCTCGACCCGGAATGGGAGGGCACAGGTAATTGGCAGGAATATCCCAATACGCTATGCCGTAAAAGCTCTTTAGCAGGGCGCGATTCAGAGTTTTGACGGCATTCGGATCAGCGAAGTTGATACTCTGATCACCGTACGGATTCAAGAAAACGAAAGCGGCCAGTTCGGGCGTTTCTTTGATGAGAGCGTCAAAGTCGTAGCGGCCCTGATGGCGGTTGCGCGGGTGGAGCTGGGCCGCTGTTCTGTTGGAAGTGGGTAATTCAGCCTTGGAATTACCTGTTTTTGAAGAGCGCATTGAAGTCCGAAATTGGCCTGGGTAAGTCTGAGTCGTGGCACTAGTACGTTGTTAAAGCAAAGTGCCAGGACTAAGGAAGGAGCGATGCTTGCTGTACTACGTCGCTCTGCATCGCATCTTTCCCTAGTTTTAATGCTTAGTTCTTGCCTGTGCTGCCGAACCCACCCGTACCACGCTCGGTCTCGGTAGAGAACTCATTCACAAATTGCAGTGCTACTTGCACCACGGGTTGGAACATCAGTTGGGCGATACGCTCGCCGGGCTGGATCACATAATCCTGGTCGCTGTCGTTGGCCAGAATCACGCCGATTTCGCCGTGGTAGTCGGCATCAATCACACCAATGCCTTGGGCAACACGCACGCCATGCTTCAAGGACAGGCCCGAGCGCGAGGCGACGATGGCCACCAGGCCAGGGTCCATCATATTGATGGCCAGGCCGGTTTTAACCAGCGTACGGCCGCCTGCGGGCAGGGTAACGGCTTCGCTCAGGCAGGCGCGCAGGTCCATGGCGGCCGAGCCGTCTGTGGCATAGCTGGGGGCTTCAATAGTGGTGCCCAACAAGTCATTGACGATGCGAGCTTCAATACGGCGGTGCATAGACGGTATCCTGAAAAAAAGAGAGGCAGCGCACCTGCTTTAGCGCTGCCCGTCATCATAAAAGAGAAAAGAGTTTAAAGCCGCTGGGCGATATCTTGAACCAGTTGGCGCGCCGCCAGCAGTTTATCCTGGGCAGGCCAGTGCATATGGCCTTGCTCGTCGAACAACACCAGCTCGGTGTCATCGGCGTTCATGGCGCGCTGGGCCAGGTTGGCAACCAGCAAGGGAACATTCTTGCGTTGACGTTTGGCTTGAGCGTGCTCGATCAAGTTGTCGGTCTCGGCGGCAAAGCCGACACAGAAAGGACCGTTCTTCAGTGCGGCAACTTCGGCCAAAATGTCGGGGTTGGGGCTGAATTGCAGGTCTGGCGTGGCTTGTTCGGAGGTCTTTTTGATCTTGATGTCGCTGGCATTGCTGACGTACCAGTCTGCTACCGCTGCAACGCTGATGAAGATATCGGCATCATCCACTTTGGACATGACAGTGGCATGCATTTGGCGGGCCGTTTCCACATTGATGCGGCGTACCTGGTAGGGCGTTTCCAGCGCTACCGGACCCGACACCAGCGTGACGTGTGCGCCGGCTTCCTGAGCCGCACGCGCAATGGCGTAGCCCATCTTGCCGGAGGAGCGGTTGCTGATGACACGGATCGGGTCGATAGGTTCGCTGGTCGGGCCAGCGGTGATCAGGACTCGTTTACCGGCTAGCAGTTTGGGTTGGAAGAAGGCGGTCAGTTCAGCCAGCAGTTGGGCCGGTTCCAGCATGCGACCGTCGCCGGTTTCACCACAGGCCTGGTCGCCGCTGCCGGGGCCCAGAATATGCACGCCGTCGCGGCGCAGTTGTTCGACATTGCGCTGAGTGGCCGGGTGCAGCCACATTTCCCGATTCATGGCCGGGGCGATCAGCAGGGGGCAGTGTCCACGGGCCACGCATAAGGTGCTGAGCAAGTCGTCGGCCAGACCGTTGGCCAGCTTGGCCATGAAGTTGGTGCTGGCGGGGGCGATCAGAATGGCGTCGGCATCCCGGCTAAGCTGGATGTGCGCCATATTGTTGGGAACACGCGCATCCCACAGGTCGGTGTAGACAGTACGGCCCGACAAGGCCTGAAAGGTGACCGGGCTGATGAAGCGTGTGGCCGATTCGGTCATGACTACATCAATCCGGGCACCCAGGTCCTGGCTGCGACGCAAGAGTTCGGCGGTTTTATAAGCAGCGATGCCGCCGGTGATGCCAAACACCAGTTTTTTATTGCTAATCATAGGACATGATCCTTACAGACTCAGGAGCGCTGTCGTTTGTTGCGGCGCATGCGCATGAACTCGTCCAGCACTAACAAGGCAGCGCCGCAACTGATGGCGACGTCAGCAATATTGAAAGCCGGAAAGTAGGATTGATTCCAGTAGAACAGCAAAAAATCCACCACGTGGCCGTGCATCAGGCGATCGACCACGTTGCCAATGGCACCGCCCAGAATCAGGCTAAGTGACAGGCAAAACAAGGGCTGTTTGGCCGAGCGGCGCAGCATGGTCACGATAAAGACGGTCGCAATAGCGGCAATGCCGACAAAGAACCAGCGTTGCCAACCCTGGCCACCGGCCAGGAAGCTGAAAGCGGCGCCGGGATTGTAGACCAGGGTGAAATCAAAAAAGGGCAGGATATTCCAACGTTCCTGATAGAACAGGTTGGTGTCGAAATACTGTTTGGTCCATTGGTCCAGACCGACAATAAAGGCGGCCAGACCAATCCAGGCCCAGAACTGCCGCGAGGGCAGTCGGGCCTGGCCGGGAGAAGGGGCCATGTCCTTATCAGGCATGGTGACGCACTTCGCCTTGGCCAAACAGATTGTCCTCGCAACGACCACACAGGGTGGGGTGCGCGGCGCTCTGGCCCACGTCTGGGCGGTGGTGCCAGCAACGCTCGCACTTGGCCTGTTCGGTAGGAGTAACGTCGATGCGCACATCGCCTTCGCCAGCGTGCACGTCGGCACGCGAGACGATCAGCATGAAGCGCAGATCTTCGCCCAGGGACTGTAGGAATTCCAGATCCTGGCCCTTGGCGTAGATGTCGATCTCGGCAGCCAGGGAGGAGCCGATGGCGCCGGTGCTACGGACATCTTCAATGCGGCGCATCACGTCGGCACGGATGGCGCGCAAGCGTTGCCACTTGGCGCTCAGTGCAGACTGTTCGCCTTGCTCGGGCAGGGAATGGAACAGCTCGGTGAAGATGGTGCCGCTAGGAACCGAACCACCGTGCAAGTCGCGCCAGGCTTCTTCTGCCGTGAAGGACAGGATAGGAGCCATCAGCTTGAGCAGGGTCTGCGTCAGGTGATACAGCGCTGTTTGAGCCGAGCGACGAGGCAGACCATCTTTGGCGGTGGTGTACAGACGGTCTTTCAGAATATCCAGGTAGAACGCGCCCAGGTCTTCGGAGCAGAAGGTCTGCAAGCGAGCCACGATGGGGTGGAACTCGTAGCGCTTGTAGTTCTCCAGCAACTCGGCTTGCATGTCGGCGGTCATTTGCAGGGCGTAGCGGTCGATCTCGGTCAGTTGATCAACAGGTACAGCATGTTGGGTGACGTCGAAGTCGGCCAGGTTGCCCAGCAGGAACTTCAAGGTATTGCGGATACGGCGGTAGCCTTCCACAACACGCTTCAGAATTTCGTCGGAGATGGACAGCTCGCCCGAGTAATCAGTAGAGGCGGCCCACAGGCGCATGATCTCGGCACCCATCTTGTCGGCAATTTCTTGCGGCTTGATGATATTGCCCAGCGATTTGCTCATCTTGCGGCCATTGCCGTCCACCACGAAGCCGTGGGTCAGCAGGGCTTTGTAGGGTGCGCGGCCATACAGCATGCAGCCAGTCAGCAGAGACGAGTGGAACCAGCCACGGTGCTGGTCCGAGCCTTCCAGGTACAGGTCGGCAGGCCATTGCAGTTTGTCAGCGTGCGAGCCGTGGGTAGTGTGATCCTTGCCGCCCAGCACGGTGGCGTGCGTGGTACCCGAGTCAAACCATACGTCCAGTGTGTCGCGGTTTTTCTCGTACAGGTCGGCCTCGTCACCCAGCAGGTCGCGTGGGTCCAGGTTTTGCCAGGCTTCGATACCGCTCTTTTCGATGCGCTCAGCTACTTGTTCCATCAGCTCGGGCGTGCGGGGGTGCAGTTCACCCGTTTCCTTGTGCACAAAGAAAGCCATGGGCACACCCCATTGACGCTGACGCGACAAGGTCCAGTCAGGGCGGTTGGCGATCATGGCGTGCAGGCGGGCACGACCCCAGGAGGGGTAGAACTCGGTGTTATCAATGGCTTCCAGCGCCATTTCACGCAAGGTACGACCGCTGCTGTTTTCCTTGTCCATGCCGGCAAACCATTGGCTGGTGGCACGGTAGATGATGGGCGTCTTGTGACGCCAGCAGTGCATGTAGCTGTGCGGGTGCTGTTCGGTTTTCAGCAAAGTACCGGCGTTCTGCAAGGCTTCCACGATTTGCGGATTGGCCTTCCAGATCATCTGGCCGCCAAACAGGGGCAGATTCTCGGCGTAATGCCCATTGCCCATCAC
Protein-coding sequences here:
- the rlmF gene encoding 23S rRNA (adenine(1618)-N(6))-methyltransferase RlmF, with translation MRSSKTGNSKAELPTSNRTAAQLHPRNRHQGRYDFDALIKETPELAAFVFLNPYGDQSINFADPNAVKTLNRALLKSFYGIAYWDIPANYLCPPIPGRADYVHYLADLLANSNKGAIPNGEAVRVLDIGVGANAIYPLIGHAEYGWQFLGSDISADALTSARSIIHGNPGLSAAIKLRQQKSPRHIFKSLLGTNDYFDLTLCNPPFHSSQEEAVSSSQRKWRGLGKAAPKHNAPVLNFGGQNTELWCEGGEALFIRRMIEESMTVGGQVLWFSTLVSKASNVPGVLNALKKAKAVKVKTVEMTQGQKQSRFVAWTFLDAEEQEAWRKERWK
- the coaBC gene encoding bifunctional phosphopantothenoylcysteine decarboxylase/phosphopantothenate--cysteine ligase CoaBC, with product MISNKKLVFGITGGIAAYKTAELLRRSQDLGARIDVVMTESATRFISPVTFQALSGRTVYTDLWDARVPNNMAHIQLSRDADAILIAPASTNFMAKLANGLADDLLSTLCVARGHCPLLIAPAMNREMWLHPATQRNVEQLRRDGVHILGPGSGDQACGETGDGRMLEPAQLLAELTAFFQPKLLAGKRVLITAGPTSEPIDPIRVISNRSSGKMGYAIARAAQEAGAHVTLVSGPVALETPYQVRRINVETARQMHATVMSKVDDADIFISVAAVADWYVSNASDIKIKKTSEQATPDLQFSPNPDILAEVAALKNGPFCVGFAAETDNLIEHAQAKRQRKNVPLLVANLAQRAMNADDTELVLFDEQGHMHWPAQDKLLAARQLVQDIAQRL
- the lspA gene encoding signal peptidase II; the protein is MPDKDMAPSPGQARLPSRQFWAWIGLAAFIVGLDQWTKQYFDTNLFYQERWNILPFFDFTLVYNPGAAFSFLAGGQGWQRWFFVGIAAIATVFIVTMLRRSAKQPLFCLSLSLILGGAIGNVVDRLMHGHVVDFLLFYWNQSYFPAFNIADVAISCGAALLVLDEFMRMRRNKRQRS
- the ileS gene encoding isoleucine--tRNA ligase yields the protein MDYKNSLNLPDTPFPMRGDLAKREPGWISQWEENKVYAAIRQASAGRPKFILHDGPPYANGDIHIGHAVNKVLKDIIVKSRNMAGFDAQYVPGWDCHGMPIEVQIEKKYGKNLPVAEVQAKARAYALEQIDSQRKDFKRLGVLADWDLPYLTMNFSNEADELRVLSKIMQKGFVFRGLKPVNWCFDCGSALAEAEVEYADRTDPSVHVAFPFAQKDRLAAAFGVDSVDDGAIVIWTTTPWTIPANQALNVHPEISYALVKLDSPRATGSMLIVAEDLVKSCLEQWGLSGQVVATATGEALNLIEFNHPLAHVDAGYQRRSPVYLGDYVTLDSGTGVVHSAPAYGIEDFISCKAHGMKDDDMLTPVMGNGHYAENLPLFGGQMIWKANPQIVEALQNAGTLLKTEQHPHSYMHCWRHKTPIIYRATSQWFAGMDKENSSGRTLREMALEAIDNTEFYPSWGRARLHAMIANRPDWTLSRQRQWGVPMAFFVHKETGELHPRTPELMEQVAERIEKSGIEAWQNLDPRDLLGDEADLYEKNRDTLDVWFDSGTTHATVLGGKDHTTHGSHADKLQWPADLYLEGSDQHRGWFHSSLLTGCMLYGRAPYKALLTHGFVVDGNGRKMSKSLGNIIKPQEIADKMGAEIMRLWAASTDYSGELSISDEILKRVVEGYRRIRNTLKFLLGNLADFDVTQHAVPVDQLTEIDRYALQMTADMQAELLENYKRYEFHPIVARLQTFCSEDLGAFYLDILKDRLYTTAKDGLPRRSAQTALYHLTQTLLKLMAPILSFTAEEAWRDLHGGSVPSGTIFTELFHSLPEQGEQSALSAKWQRLRAIRADVMRRIEDVRSTGAIGSSLAAEIDIYAKGQDLEFLQSLGEDLRFMLIVSRADVHAGEGDVRIDVTPTEQAKCERCWHHRPDVGQSAAHPTLCGRCEDNLFGQGEVRHHA
- the dut gene encoding dUTP diphosphatase: MHRRIEARIVNDLLGTTIEAPSYATDGSAAMDLRACLSEAVTLPAGGRTLVKTGLAINMMDPGLVAIVASRSGLSLKHGVRVAQGIGVIDADYHGEIGVILANDSDQDYVIQPGERIAQLMFQPVVQVALQFVNEFSTETERGTGGFGSTGKN